Proteins from one Ardenticatena maritima genomic window:
- the ileS gene encoding isoleucine--tRNA ligase: protein MTVFEPVSNKPQFVEEEKRILDFWKQNRIFEKSVEQREGAEPWVFYEGPPTANGLPHIGHVLTRVYKDIFPRYRTMKGRYVLRKAGWDTHGLPVELEVEKQLGLTGKKQIEEYGVAEFNKLCRESVFRYVEKWRELTDRIGFWIDLDHPYVTMENSYIETIWWILKNFWERDLLYRDYKVVPYCPRCGTPLASHEVSLGYAETEDPSVYVKFPVADEEGVYLLAWTTTPWTLPGNVALAVGEDIDYVKVRHGDDVLILAKERLSVLDGDYEILAEMKGKDLAGIHYRPLYRFLPVEQEYAYVVTADFVSIEDGTGIVHIAPAFGADDMNVGRQYGLPVLLTVNDEGRFIPEVKPWAGMFVKEADPLIIEDLQRRGLLYKAETYVHNYPFCWRCKTPLLYYARPTWYIQTTRYKEQLLENNRKINWVPEHIRDGRFGNWLENNIDWALGRERYWATPLPVWTCDECGEMVCIGSVKELEERTGQDLSDLDLHRPYVDEITFACEACGGTMRRVPEVIDVWFDSGAMPYAQWHYPFENEDIFKQQYPADFICEAVDQTRGWFYSLHAISTLLFNQPAYKNCVVLGLILDEEGQKMSKSKGNVVDPWDVLNVHGADAVRWYFFVSAPPWAERRFGVNVVEEVVRRFLLTLWNTYAFFVTYANIADWNPATGETPPVAERPLMDKWLLSELHQLIKTVDAKLDGFDATGAARAIDAFVDQLSNWYVRRNRRRFWDGDAAAFATLYETLVLLSQLLAPFTPFLADNLWQNLVRRVRPDAAESVHLTDFPVADDALIDETLNEQMALVQTIASLGLSARNKAQLKVRQPLRAVVVSLPAEERAALENPEMQAILLDELNVKELRFASSDELATYKVGPNPAKLGPKYGKLFKALREYLNTEDNTPIARALLAGQTATVTVEGQTLEIAPDEATVETLDAPGYAVVTEGPYTVAVTTDVDDALRREGLARDIVRHLNQLRKEADYNLTDRIVVWVHGDSVQEVLDEWRDYIAREALATEVKTDAPPADVDAQQRVALDGGEVVLAVKRP, encoded by the coding sequence ATGACTGTTTTCGAGCCGGTTTCCAATAAACCACAGTTTGTTGAAGAAGAAAAACGTATTCTCGACTTCTGGAAACAAAACCGCATTTTTGAAAAAAGCGTCGAACAGCGCGAAGGAGCGGAGCCCTGGGTCTTCTACGAAGGACCGCCCACGGCGAACGGTTTGCCGCATATCGGGCACGTGCTGACACGTGTCTACAAAGACATCTTCCCACGCTACCGCACCATGAAGGGGCGCTACGTGCTCCGCAAAGCGGGGTGGGACACGCACGGGCTCCCCGTGGAACTGGAAGTGGAAAAGCAACTGGGGCTGACGGGCAAAAAGCAAATCGAAGAGTACGGGGTGGCTGAATTCAACAAACTCTGCCGCGAATCGGTCTTCCGCTACGTCGAAAAGTGGCGTGAACTGACCGACCGCATCGGCTTCTGGATTGACCTTGACCACCCCTACGTGACGATGGAGAACTCGTACATCGAAACCATCTGGTGGATTCTCAAAAACTTCTGGGAACGCGACCTGCTCTACCGCGACTACAAAGTGGTGCCCTATTGCCCGCGGTGCGGTACGCCGCTCGCCAGCCACGAAGTATCGCTGGGCTACGCCGAAACCGAAGACCCCTCGGTCTATGTGAAATTCCCCGTCGCCGATGAAGAAGGCGTGTACCTGCTCGCCTGGACCACGACGCCCTGGACGTTGCCGGGCAACGTGGCGTTGGCGGTGGGCGAAGACATTGACTATGTGAAAGTGCGCCACGGCGACGACGTGCTCATTCTGGCGAAGGAACGCCTGAGCGTGCTCGATGGGGACTACGAAATCCTCGCCGAGATGAAGGGCAAAGACCTCGCCGGGATTCACTATCGCCCACTCTACCGCTTCTTGCCCGTCGAACAAGAGTACGCCTACGTCGTCACGGCTGACTTCGTGAGCATCGAAGACGGGACGGGGATTGTGCACATCGCGCCCGCCTTTGGTGCGGACGACATGAACGTGGGACGCCAGTACGGCTTGCCCGTCTTGCTCACAGTCAACGATGAAGGGCGCTTCATTCCCGAAGTCAAGCCCTGGGCGGGCATGTTCGTCAAAGAAGCCGACCCGCTCATCATCGAAGATTTGCAGCGGCGCGGCTTGCTCTACAAAGCCGAAACCTACGTCCACAACTACCCCTTCTGCTGGCGGTGCAAAACGCCGTTGCTCTACTACGCCCGCCCGACCTGGTACATCCAGACCACGCGCTACAAAGAGCAACTGCTTGAAAACAACCGCAAAATCAACTGGGTGCCCGAACACATCCGCGATGGGCGCTTTGGCAACTGGCTCGAAAACAACATTGACTGGGCGCTGGGACGTGAACGCTACTGGGCAACGCCGTTGCCCGTCTGGACGTGCGACGAGTGCGGCGAAATGGTCTGCATTGGCTCGGTGAAGGAACTGGAAGAACGCACCGGGCAGGATTTGAGCGACCTCGACCTGCACCGCCCCTACGTGGACGAAATCACCTTTGCCTGCGAAGCCTGTGGCGGCACCATGCGCCGCGTGCCCGAAGTGATTGACGTCTGGTTCGACAGCGGCGCCATGCCCTACGCGCAATGGCACTACCCGTTCGAGAACGAAGACATCTTCAAACAGCAGTACCCCGCCGACTTCATTTGTGAAGCCGTTGACCAGACACGCGGCTGGTTCTACTCCCTGCACGCCATTAGCACCTTGCTCTTCAACCAGCCCGCCTACAAAAACTGCGTGGTGCTCGGGCTGATTCTGGACGAAGAAGGGCAAAAAATGTCCAAGAGCAAGGGCAACGTGGTAGACCCGTGGGACGTGCTCAATGTCCATGGTGCGGACGCCGTGCGCTGGTACTTCTTCGTCTCCGCGCCCCCCTGGGCGGAACGCCGCTTTGGCGTCAACGTGGTGGAAGAGGTGGTGCGCCGCTTCTTGCTGACACTCTGGAACACCTACGCCTTCTTCGTCACCTACGCCAACATCGCCGACTGGAACCCCGCAACGGGGGAAACGCCGCCCGTGGCGGAGCGCCCCCTCATGGACAAGTGGTTGCTCAGCGAGCTGCACCAGCTCATCAAGACGGTGGACGCCAAACTGGATGGGTTCGACGCCACCGGCGCAGCGCGCGCGATTGACGCCTTCGTTGACCAACTCTCCAACTGGTATGTGCGCCGCAACCGCCGCCGCTTCTGGGACGGCGACGCCGCCGCCTTTGCCACACTCTACGAAACGCTGGTGCTGCTCAGCCAATTGCTCGCGCCCTTCACGCCCTTCCTGGCGGACAACCTCTGGCAAAACCTGGTGCGCCGTGTGCGCCCCGACGCTGCGGAGAGCGTCCACCTGACGGACTTCCCCGTGGCGGACGACGCGCTTATTGACGAAACGTTGAACGAGCAGATGGCGCTTGTGCAGACGATTGCCAGTCTCGGCTTGTCCGCCCGCAACAAAGCCCAACTCAAAGTGCGCCAGCCGTTGCGCGCGGTGGTGGTCAGCTTGCCCGCCGAGGAACGCGCGGCGCTCGAAAATCCCGAAATGCAAGCCATTCTGCTGGACGAGTTGAACGTGAAGGAACTGCGCTTTGCATCCAGCGATGAGTTGGCGACCTACAAAGTGGGTCCCAACCCCGCCAAACTGGGTCCCAAGTACGGCAAACTCTTCAAAGCCCTGCGCGAATACCTGAACACCGAAGACAACACCCCCATTGCGCGGGCGTTGCTGGCGGGGCAAACCGCCACCGTCACGGTCGAAGGGCAAACGCTCGAAATCGCACCCGATGAAGCCACCGTGGAAACGCTGGACGCGCCCGGCTACGCCGTCGTCACCGAAGGTCCCTACACGGTCGCCGTCACCACCGATGTTGATGACGCCCTGCGCCGCGAAGGGCTGGCGCGTGACATCGTGCGCCACCTGAACCAGCTGCGCAAGGAAGCCGACTACAACCTGACCGACCGCATCGTGGTCTGGGTGCATGGCGACAGCGTGCAGGAGGTGCTGGATGAGTGGCGCGACTACATTGCCCGTGAAGCCCTTGCCACCGAAGTGAAAACCGACGCGCCGCCCGCCGACGTGGACGCGCAGCAGCGCGTGGCGCTGGATGGTGGCGAGGTGGTGCTGGCGGTCAAGCGCCCCTAA
- a CDS encoding ribonuclease HI family protein: MSTNRMDDILARIRALSEEERRTLFARLWQENDLAEALRAAQHLRPAASGAATWPQDVHYVLIFDGGSKGNPGKGYGSAMLVRTDTGQRKVQRFDFEGSLTNNEAEYKTLIEAVRLLLDKIRAHGKDPAAYRLEVRGDSDLVVQQLSGRWKARDARMAALRDEALALLNQFGGWRITHHDRSNSVHWLGH, from the coding sequence ATGAGCACCAATCGCATGGACGACATCCTGGCGCGCATTCGGGCGCTGAGCGAAGAGGAACGGCGCACGTTGTTCGCACGCTTGTGGCAGGAAAACGACCTTGCCGAGGCTTTGCGTGCCGCGCAACACCTGCGCCCTGCGGCTTCAGGCGCCGCAACCTGGCCGCAAGACGTGCATTATGTGCTGATTTTCGATGGAGGGAGCAAGGGCAACCCCGGCAAAGGCTACGGAAGCGCCATGCTTGTGCGCACGGATACGGGACAACGCAAAGTGCAACGCTTCGACTTTGAGGGCAGTTTGACCAACAACGAAGCCGAATACAAGACGCTCATCGAAGCCGTGCGGCTCTTGTTGGACAAAATCCGCGCACATGGAAAAGACCCCGCCGCCTATCGGCTGGAAGTGCGCGGCGACAGCGACCTGGTGGTTCAGCAGTTGAGCGGGCGCTGGAAAGCCCGCGACGCCCGCATGGCGGCGTTGCGCGATGAGGCGCTTGCCTTGCTCAATCAGTTTGGGGGCTGGCGTATCACGCATCACGATCGGAGCAACAGTGTGCACTGGTTGGGGCACTGA